From the genome of Acaryochloris sp. CCMEE 5410, one region includes:
- a CDS encoding type II toxin-antitoxin system RelE/ParE family toxin, producing the protein MNQQQWDIQKYVTVAGQCPFDEWFDNLDPNSQARIDVRLDRLRLGNFGDHKQVGAGIYELRFFFGPGYRLYFGKMKGQIILLLLGGSKKQQNKDIKTAQKLWAAYKDEQGGA; encoded by the coding sequence ATGAATCAACAGCAGTGGGACATTCAAAAATATGTCACGGTTGCTGGTCAATGCCCTTTTGATGAATGGTTTGATAACCTTGATCCTAACTCCCAAGCAAGAATTGATGTTCGGCTAGATCGGCTGAGGTTAGGAAATTTTGGGGATCACAAGCAGGTAGGAGCAGGGATCTATGAATTGCGATTCTTTTTCGGTCCAGGCTACCGACTCTATTTTGGCAAGATGAAGGGGCAAATCATTCTCTTACTCTTGGGAGGGTCCAAAAAACAGCAAAACAAGGATATCAAAACGGCACAAAAGCTATGGGCTGCTTACAAAGATGAACAAGGAGGAGCTTAG
- a CDS encoding DUF4326 domain-containing protein: protein MTITVVNLRHNRNVKGYRCDRASVLGNPFHMFHESERMAVVAAFREYLHEVANLGANPVDVVSGLAEKYNVQVSGMWKRPNRTQVMAELAKLEAMPEVKLLCWCAPLACHGDVIKSYLAWKHKEAGR from the coding sequence ATGACAATCACCGTCGTTAATCTTCGCCACAATCGCAATGTCAAGGGCTACCGCTGCGACCGTGCCAGCGTCCTTGGTAATCCCTTTCATATGTTCCATGAATCTGAGCGAATGGCAGTGGTCGCAGCGTTCCGTGAATACCTCCATGAAGTCGCCAACCTGGGAGCCAATCCCGTTGATGTGGTTTCAGGGCTAGCTGAAAAGTACAACGTCCAGGTCTCAGGCATGTGGAAGCGCCCCAATCGTACTCAAGTGATGGCAGAGCTAGCCAAGCTGGAGGCCATGCCAGAAGTGAAGTTGCTCTGCTGGTGCGCTCCCTTGGCCTGCCACGGCGATGTCATTAAGTCCTACCTGGCGTGGAAGCACAAGGAAGCTGGCAGGTAG
- a CDS encoding DNA-binding protein yields the protein MPVKSYQDDLLIRLSNSDYAARYLKIALDETLEDGNTEAFLLALKNVIEAKGNVKDIATAADITRQHLHRLLSGNGNPTLETLAAILNAVDLSIDFKPN from the coding sequence ATGCCCGTAAAAAGCTATCAAGATGACCTACTGATCAGACTTTCGAATTCCGATTATGCCGCAAGATATCTGAAGATTGCTCTCGACGAAACCCTTGAGGACGGCAATACAGAGGCGTTCTTGCTGGCACTCAAGAATGTGATCGAAGCCAAGGGCAATGTCAAGGATATTGCTACGGCAGCCGACATCACACGTCAACATCTTCATCGATTGTTATCAGGCAATGGCAATCCAACTTTGGAGACATTGGCAGCGATCTTGAATGCGGTGGACCTTTCAATCGACTTTAAACCTAATTGA
- a CDS encoding helix-turn-helix transcriptional regulator, with amino-acid sequence MKVITKLPELMEQVGIDQKTLSARTGLSPTTVGKIYRGHFDRIDNHTVTQLCKYFGLKTIADLVEIDWEPDDVEGVQI; translated from the coding sequence ATGAAAGTGATTACTAAATTGCCAGAATTAATGGAACAGGTGGGGATTGACCAAAAAACCCTCTCTGCTCGAACCGGGCTTAGTCCGACTACGGTTGGAAAAATCTATCGCGGACATTTTGACCGGATTGATAACCATACCGTCACCCAACTTTGCAAATACTTTGGACTGAAAACAATTGCTGACTTGGTTGAAATTGACTGGGAACCTGATGACGTTGAGGGAGTTCAAATATGA